The Desulfovibrio piger DNA segment TGGCGCCGCTGTTGTCGGCCACCTGAAGAGTCGATTCTACCTGGATCATGGTTCTACCCTACACAGCCTTTTCGATGATGGAGACCAGATGCCAGCGCTTGTTGCGCGACATGGGGCGGAACTCCACGATTTTAACCTTATCGCCCATGCCGCATTCGTTCATGGGATCATGAGCCGTGAACTTTTTGCGGCGCCTCACATACTTCTTGAGCAGAGGATGCTTCACCAGCGTTTCAACGCGCACGACGATGGTCTTGTCGTTCTTGTCGCTGACAACGATACCGGTGAGGGTTCTGCCCTTGCGATTTTCCAGAGCTTGCATGGTTCAGCCCCTCTATTCCTTTTCAGTCAAAACGGTGGAAATGCGAGCCACCTGACGGCGCATGGCCTTGAGCTCGGAAGTCTTTTCAAGCTGCGCGGTGGCATGCTTGAAACGGGCCG contains these protein-coding regions:
- the rpmC gene encoding 50S ribosomal protein L29; the encoded protein is MATAAELRDMSVEELRAKLAEQREELMTARFKHATAQLEKTSELKAMRRQVARISTVLTEKE
- the rpsQ gene encoding 30S ribosomal protein S17: MQALENRKGRTLTGIVVSDKNDKTIVVRVETLVKHPLLKKYVRRRKKFTAHDPMNECGMGDKVKIVEFRPMSRNKRWHLVSIIEKAV